In the Leptospira limi genome, one interval contains:
- a CDS encoding helix-turn-helix transcriptional regulator produces MNPSTARAASKLNLIRLLASHPEGLSLEEIQGVTGHKSISSLKKDLGELYMIEMYPYSPTDAVDLDFDGDKVKIRLPIAVDSALPLSPKEWANLRSLLVSDTGQKNPSTKQSILQKIDSVLPSGEWSPHQKTKETIQDAIRSQKTLTIVYWKRNTKEKETRTLAPWLLLEENESYLLAYDLKKEGFRSFRLDYILDVTLTDLEFPKIPETAGEFLVGFQQKFQNETSSETNVTLWVTDSASYHLGLKLPLKETGKTKQIGNTMYRQFQTPMRDENWLIQTILGYGPSVLVAEPKEIQDSIKLHLQSISLLKQNESVSQ; encoded by the coding sequence ATGAACCCTTCAACAGCTCGGGCCGCTTCTAAATTAAATCTAATCCGCCTTCTGGCTTCACATCCAGAAGGATTGTCATTAGAAGAAATCCAAGGAGTGACAGGACACAAATCCATATCCTCTCTCAAAAAAGATTTGGGAGAGTTGTATATGATTGAGATGTATCCTTACTCGCCAACTGATGCTGTGGATTTAGACTTTGATGGGGATAAGGTAAAAATCAGACTCCCCATTGCAGTTGATTCTGCCCTTCCCCTTTCCCCTAAAGAATGGGCAAACCTTCGCTCGTTACTTGTTTCTGATACAGGACAAAAAAATCCCTCAACCAAACAATCCATCTTACAAAAAATAGATTCTGTTTTGCCATCGGGAGAATGGTCACCTCATCAAAAAACAAAAGAGACCATCCAAGATGCCATTCGTTCCCAAAAAACTCTAACAATTGTTTATTGGAAACGCAACACTAAAGAAAAAGAAACTAGAACTCTTGCTCCATGGTTATTACTGGAAGAAAATGAATCTTACTTACTCGCGTATGATTTAAAAAAGGAAGGATTTCGTTCCTTCCGATTGGATTATATTTTAGATGTAACTCTTACCGATTTAGAATTTCCTAAAATACCAGAAACTGCTGGTGAGTTTTTAGTAGGTTTCCAACAAAAGTTCCAAAATGAAACAAGTTCCGAAACAAATGTAACTCTATGGGTGACAGACTCAGCTTCCTACCACTTAGGTCTCAAACTCCCTTTAAAAGAAACAGGGAAGACAAAACAAATTGGAAACACAATGTATCGACAGTTCCAAACTCCGATGCGAGATGAAAATTGGCTCATCCAAACCATCCTTGGGTATGGACCATCCGTTTTAGTCGCGGAACCAAAAGAAATCCAAGACTCCATCAAACTCCATTTACAATCCATTTCCCTTTTGAAACAAAACGAGTCCGTCTCACAATAG
- a CDS encoding ACP S-malonyltransferase, giving the protein MTSAKLLTGTLQNSQKFFLQFGGQGSPYLKELVKLYAEPELKEFFETSFKTLGEIAARDGKNPLLNEGLDFKSWIENPDGAPNEDYLARAPISVPGIFMTQIANYVLVSKRGYPTADLMKATGAASGHSQGVIASALIGLGKEGADFLKAYSDFLKFVFYLGFNGQKVYPNFQVSEDIVKENEANGDKNPAPMVAVIGYTKDELEDRVKKTNESLGLKGQDTVFISLYNTPDSMILSALPSSLLAFRKQWKAEMDEKKFKFVYLKTTAPFHCPFMESSLDKFNAEDASVVPFPYTGADLKVPVYSIYDGHNLQKDGNLRDILFKMVLIEPLYWDLAIAPIFNDSAITTIIDFGPSVVSQRLTGGHLKAKNIEKQSLCASNAKELKVILEV; this is encoded by the coding sequence ATGACTTCGGCAAAACTCCTTACCGGTACCCTCCAAAATTCGCAAAAATTTTTCCTTCAATTCGGAGGACAGGGTTCCCCTTACCTCAAAGAACTCGTAAAATTGTATGCAGAACCAGAATTAAAAGAATTTTTCGAAACTAGTTTCAAAACTCTTGGTGAAATTGCGGCTCGAGATGGAAAAAACCCTCTCTTAAACGAAGGACTTGATTTTAAGTCTTGGATTGAAAATCCAGATGGAGCACCAAACGAAGATTATTTGGCTCGTGCACCTATTTCTGTTCCTGGGATTTTTATGACCCAAATTGCAAACTATGTTTTGGTTTCCAAACGTGGTTACCCTACAGCAGACCTCATGAAAGCAACGGGTGCAGCGAGTGGTCATAGCCAAGGTGTGATTGCTTCTGCACTCATCGGTCTTGGAAAAGAAGGTGCAGATTTCTTAAAAGCTTACTCTGACTTCTTAAAATTTGTTTTTTATCTTGGATTCAATGGACAAAAAGTATATCCTAACTTCCAAGTTTCCGAAGACATCGTCAAAGAAAACGAGGCAAACGGTGACAAAAACCCAGCACCAATGGTCGCGGTGATTGGTTACACAAAAGACGAACTCGAAGACCGAGTGAAAAAAACAAACGAATCTCTTGGACTCAAAGGACAAGACACAGTGTTTATCTCTCTTTACAACACTCCTGACTCCATGATCCTTTCTGCACTTCCATCTTCTCTTCTCGCCTTCCGTAAACAATGGAAAGCAGAAATGGACGAAAAGAAATTTAAGTTTGTCTACTTAAAAACTACTGCGCCTTTCCACTGCCCATTTATGGAATCTTCACTTGATAAGTTCAATGCAGAAGATGCTTCTGTGGTTCCATTCCCATACACTGGTGCTGATTTAAAGGTTCCTGTTTACAGCATCTATGATGGTCACAACTTACAAAAAGATGGAAACCTTCGTGACATCCTTTTCAAAATGGTACTCATTGAACCACTTTACTGGGATTTGGCGATCGCTCCTATTTTTAACGACAGTGCGATTACTACCATTATTGACTTCGGACCAAGTGTTGTGAGCCAAAGACTTACTGGTGGACATCTCAAAGCAAAAAACATCGAAAAACAATCTTTATGTGCTTCTAACGCAAAAGAACTAAAGGTGATTCTCGAAGTTTAA